The Cystobacter fuscus DSM 2262 genome includes a region encoding these proteins:
- the ligD gene encoding DNA ligase D: MGTYGEKRDFSLTSEPGPDVEASPSRDAPIFVVHKHDATRLHYDLRLEIDGVLVSWAIPKGPSYDPAEKRLAVQTEDHPLAYATFEGRIPDGAYGAGDSLLWESGTFDTVPPGQASEQLAKGRLHVLLRGTKLQGEWHLIRTRPMGKKAQWLCFKAKDGTERAGYDVTEEHPESVKSGERVTHGPARRTRRTSEAMPVRISRPTRAKKAQALSPVALLEKVGAPMLATLAQVESTAQGEWLYEVKYDGFRALAAFREGEVALHSRGGKDLSARFADVVRALGALGGHEAVVDGELVALDDEGRSRFQLLGKGVEERYVIFDVLWLDGEDLRPLPLEERRERLERLLARVKAPLQLAERVKGSARQALAQAQRRGWEGVMAKRVGTPYSPGRGESWLKLKVQANQEVAIVGFTPMANERPELGSLLVGVREGNAWRYAGKVGTGYTTKVRRELRELLSRDEVKKPLVQDAPRVRDALHHEEAIWVKPRHVAQVAFTEWTEDGRLRHPSFQGLRGDKRPEECVRERPIERPARRGPHRETGRKARPGARSAGRSAVSRKAAAPVKEAAPAKKKESAPAKKGAAAALVGLTHGDRVLFPEPGYTKADVYAYFQDVAPLMVPALAGRPLTLQQWPQGVKAPGFFRQGVEHVPEGLTTVRITHETRELSHVVVDRPESLLWLANQSALTLHMWSSRVPHLEQPDWVVFDLDPGPGGTFGDLIELATGLRRYLERLELASVPKTSGKRGLHVLVPLSPDHTYEQVRAFAHETFAALSEEYPELATIERSKSRRQGRLYLDADQNAWGKTVVAPYSPRALPHAPVSTPLAWSEVTRRLEPSRFTLGTLRKRLDKVGDLFSPALKGRQSLPNR, encoded by the coding sequence TTGGGAACCTACGGCGAGAAGCGTGACTTCTCCCTCACCTCGGAGCCTGGCCCCGATGTCGAGGCCTCGCCGTCGCGGGACGCCCCCATCTTCGTGGTGCACAAGCACGACGCCACGCGGCTGCACTATGACCTGCGGCTGGAGATCGACGGGGTGCTGGTGAGCTGGGCCATTCCCAAGGGCCCCAGCTACGATCCGGCCGAGAAGCGGCTCGCGGTGCAGACCGAGGACCACCCCCTGGCCTATGCCACCTTCGAGGGCCGCATCCCCGATGGGGCCTATGGGGCGGGAGACTCGCTGCTGTGGGAGTCGGGCACCTTCGACACGGTGCCTCCCGGGCAGGCCTCCGAGCAGCTCGCGAAGGGGCGGCTGCACGTGCTGCTGCGCGGCACGAAGCTCCAGGGCGAGTGGCACCTCATCCGCACCCGTCCCATGGGCAAGAAGGCCCAGTGGCTGTGCTTCAAGGCCAAGGATGGCACCGAGCGCGCTGGCTACGACGTCACCGAGGAGCACCCCGAGTCCGTGAAGTCCGGCGAGCGCGTCACCCATGGCCCCGCGCGGCGCACCCGGCGCACCTCCGAGGCCATGCCCGTGCGCATCTCCCGCCCCACCCGCGCGAAGAAGGCCCAGGCCCTCTCTCCCGTGGCGCTGCTGGAGAAGGTGGGCGCGCCCATGCTCGCCACGCTCGCCCAGGTGGAGTCCACCGCGCAGGGTGAGTGGCTCTACGAGGTGAAGTACGACGGGTTCCGCGCGCTCGCCGCGTTCCGCGAGGGCGAGGTCGCGCTGCACTCGCGCGGTGGCAAGGACTTGTCGGCGCGCTTCGCCGACGTCGTCCGGGCGCTCGGGGCGCTCGGTGGGCACGAGGCGGTGGTGGACGGGGAGCTCGTCGCCCTGGACGACGAGGGGCGCTCCCGCTTCCAACTCCTCGGCAAGGGGGTCGAGGAGCGCTACGTCATCTTCGATGTGCTGTGGCTCGACGGGGAGGACCTGCGGCCGCTGCCCCTGGAGGAGCGTCGCGAGCGGCTCGAGCGGCTGCTGGCGCGCGTGAAGGCGCCCCTGCAGCTCGCCGAGCGGGTGAAGGGCAGCGCGCGGCAGGCGCTGGCCCAGGCTCAGCGGCGCGGCTGGGAAGGCGTCATGGCCAAGCGCGTGGGCACCCCCTATTCACCGGGCCGCGGCGAGAGCTGGCTCAAGCTCAAGGTCCAGGCCAACCAGGAGGTGGCCATCGTGGGCTTCACGCCCATGGCCAACGAGCGGCCCGAGCTGGGCTCGCTCCTGGTGGGGGTGCGCGAGGGGAACGCCTGGCGCTACGCGGGCAAGGTGGGCACGGGGTACACGACGAAGGTGCGGCGGGAGCTGCGGGAGCTGCTGTCGCGCGACGAGGTGAAGAAGCCCCTCGTCCAGGATGCTCCGCGCGTGCGTGACGCCCTGCACCACGAGGAGGCCATCTGGGTGAAGCCCCGCCACGTGGCCCAGGTGGCCTTCACCGAATGGACCGAGGATGGGCGGCTGCGTCATCCCTCCTTCCAGGGGCTGCGCGGCGACAAGCGCCCCGAGGAGTGTGTCCGGGAGCGGCCCATCGAGCGGCCCGCTCGCCGGGGTCCCCACCGTGAAACGGGGCGCAAGGCCCGCCCGGGGGCGCGCTCCGCGGGCAGATCCGCCGTCTCCCGGAAGGCAGCCGCCCCGGTGAAGGAGGCCGCTCCGGCGAAGAAGAAGGAGTCGGCTCCGGCGAAGAAGGGAGCCGCCGCGGCCCTGGTGGGGCTCACGCATGGGGACCGGGTCCTCTTTCCCGAGCCGGGCTACACCAAGGCGGACGTGTACGCCTACTTCCAGGACGTCGCGCCCCTCATGGTGCCGGCGCTGGCGGGCCGGCCGCTCACGCTGCAGCAGTGGCCCCAGGGCGTGAAGGCGCCGGGCTTCTTCCGCCAGGGCGTGGAGCACGTGCCGGAGGGGCTCACCACGGTGCGCATCACCCACGAGACGCGGGAGCTGTCCCACGTGGTGGTGGACCGGCCCGAGTCCCTCCTCTGGCTCGCCAACCAGTCCGCGCTCACCCTGCACATGTGGTCGAGCCGGGTGCCGCACCTGGAGCAGCCCGACTGGGTGGTGTTCGACCTGGATCCGGGCCCGGGGGGCACCTTCGGGGATTTGATCGAACTGGCCACCGGGTTGCGGCGCTACCTGGAGCGGCTGGAGCTGGCCAGCGTGCCGAAGACGTCCGGCAAGCGGGGCCTGCACGTGCTGGTGCCCCTGTCCCCGGATCACACCTACGAGCAGGTGCGCGCGTTCGCCCACGAGACCTTCGCGGCGCTCTCGGAGGAGTACCCGGAGCTGGCGACCATCGAGCGCTCCAAGTCGCGGCGCCAGGGGCGGCTGTACCTGGACGCGGACCAGAACGCCTGGGGCAAGACGGTGGTGGCGCCCTACTCTCCGCGTGCGCTGCCGCACGCACCCGTGTCCACACCGCTCGCGTGGTCGGAGGTGACGCGCCGGTTGGAGCCCTCGCGCTTCACGTTGGGCACGTTGCGCAAGCGCCTGGATAAGGTGGGAGATCTGTTCTCCCCGGCCCTGAAGGGGCGCCAATCGCTGCCCAATCGCTGA